TCTAAGTAATGCACACTTCCTAAAAGCAGGGAGATTTTCGTGGTTAAAAATGTACTACGTGGTAAGGAGCTTCggtttaaataaaatctcaGACGTATGACTAATACATGCATTATCTATAACAGCAAACACTGCAGCATCAAGAAAGTCTAAGCAAGAATGATGTTCCAAAAGTGCATCAATGTCTGCTTCCAGGAGACAATGTGGAACAAAACACGGGATTCCAAAACTCTCGCAGTGTGGGCACATACGTACCATTCTTTGTTTTATAATACTGCTGACTGAATACCTGACaggaaatgtaaagaaaaaaaaaaaaaaaaaaaaaaaaaaaaaaaagcacaaaagtcAGATCAAAACCACCACAGTTCAGACACATATTAAACCAAACCCTAGAATCATGAGTTtggaaaatataaatcttacagccctattaaaaatgattaccTAGTGCAGTGGTGTCCATTGTTGGTCCTTGAGAGccacagtcctgcagagttttgttccaaccttgaTAAAAACctgaccttgattagcttgttcaggtgtgtttgattagggttggagctgaagtGTGCAGgactgtggctctccaggactgatGTTAACCACCCCTAACCTAGTACATGAAAATTgcaaattttcaattttatgcAATATTATGCTATTCTAACATACAGAACAATATACAGGGCCACATACACACAGCAAAATTTTCAGGCATTCATTAACCATGCGTCAGTAACATGCCTAAATTTTCTGGTGCGTGTAAACGAAATGTTAATGAACTTGCTGTAGCTGTTATATTAGTTCAGTTATTAAGTTATATTAGTGACTGGAAACATTTATAACACATAAACATCTCTGCAATCTACCGCAGGGCTGATGGAAGCAACTAAAGTTTAgagacagatttgtgaaaagGAAAACACGTACCTCTTTCTCTGTGATTTGCTAACAGCACTCCTGGAGAAGAGAGACACATTGCAGACTCGCTTTCAGTGAGAGCGAAGTCACTGCAATAATAATTACTTGCTTAGTTTGGTCCTGAACAACACTACATGgatttgttcacttccagaataaagattttctgataatttactcacccccatgtcatccaagatgtttatgtttttctttcttcagtcaaaaagaaattaaggtttttaaaatattctaggatttttctccctATAGTGGATTTCATTGGAGATCAATGGGATGAATTTgaccaaattgcagtttcaatgcagtttcaaagggctctacacgatctcagctgagaaataagggtcttacctaaaatgattggccattttctaaaactaataaaaatctatatactTTAACCACAAAAGCTCGTCTTGCACTTACGTTGGAAATGTcacgcatggttagttcttcatctgtctatctgtggttcaaaaaggtagggcaGGGCACAAAACTCATCTTCTCGAATTTCAAAATAATCCaatatcgttgttttacctttttcgtgaagggcgtttgactttctttgcacgttcccttggtaaacactgggttggtatttCTGCCTACGTCATGCGTGAGCTGTTGCGTGAAGATGAGCATTGTGATTAAAAAGATCATTTTGCTAAAttaaacccttcttcctcagctgggatcatatagagccctttgaagctgcactgaaactgcaatttggaccttcaacccattgaagtccactatatagagaaaaatcctggactgttttcctcaaaaacctcaatttctttttgactgaagaaagaaagacatgaacatcctggatcacatggtggtgagtaaattatctgtaaatttttatactggaagtgaactaatcctttaaccaTAACTACCAGAGTACTCTAAGAGTACAGAACACACATAAGCACTCAGAAGAGTGACAACTGTATTTAGCTAGTGTGTATGTGGCCACAGCAACCTGCTATAAATACTGTGCAACTCCCTTGAGAAGCTAAAATCTCTACTCTAGTCGCTGGTTCTACATGGCGTAATAATTTGGTTTGATTCATGTAGATCCAGTTACAAACCTTCCTCTTGACGTTGTCTGTCCTCTCATCATCAGAATCGCAAATTATGTCATCTGATGACTTAACTGAGGGAGATGGTGTTTCTAAAAtagacacacaaaaaaaagttacatctCTAGCATACAACCCCCCtctcccacaaaaaaaaaaaaaacctacacaCAAAAGTTGTTACCTGGACTGCCGACTGGAAGATGCAGAACAACAGGAATACATGGAGAAGAAGCAGAAggtcttaaaaaacaaaaaattcagaaaagaaTGAATTAGAAAATACAACATAgcaaaaaaatagattttttaaaattaattataatgatttcaaatgaattaaaggagaagtccactttcagaacaaaaatttacagataatgtactcagccccttgtcatccaagatgttcttgtctttcttcaatcgtaaagaaattgttttttgaggaaaacatatcagcatttttctccatataatggactgatatggtgccccgtgtttgaacttccaaattgcagtttaaatgcagcttcaaacgattacaattgcagttgtaaatgatcccagctgaggaagaagggtcttatctaaggaaacaatcggttatattcataaaaataatacaatttacatactttttaatgtcagatgctcatcttgtcttactctccctgaactgttttttccggttcatgacagttagggtatgtagaaaaattcccatctcttGTTCtctatcactgttttaccttttttgtaaagggtgtttgatcatctttgcatgctcactttgCATAGGCTGGGTCAGTGCTTCTGAAGTGATGCAGGAtgactttgaaatgatttttgaactttagggagaaaatacaatgggagtttttcgacataccctaactgtcttgagccagaatacacagagccaTGCAGAGCAAGacgagacgagcgtttgagattaaaaagtatttacatttttttttttttaatgaaaataactgctcgtttccctagataagacccttcttcctcggctgggatcatttacaactgcatttgggatcgtttgaagccgcatttaaactgcaatttggaagttcaaactcggtgcaccataccagtccattataaggagaaaaatactgaaatgttttcctcaaaaaacaatttctttacgactgaaaaaagaaagacacgaacatcttggatgaaaagggggtgagtacattatctgtaaattattgttctggaagtgaacttctcctttaaagtattAACATAAAGCCATGTTCTTACGGTTTATTGACTGATAACGTCAGGTGTTTCTCCGGCGTTGAACTCAAATCAATAAATTTCCTCTTGCGTATCACAGAGTGACCGTTTCCCGCACTGTCTTTTGAAGACGTTGTATTTTCCTTCTCATCAGACAGATGACTTGGACAGACAGGAAGATCACTGTCGTTTAATCTGGGAATGACAACTCTCAGTTGGCGCTTCATGCAGGAAATGAGGAGAGCACTCATTTCTGCTTCCTGCTGTGACTCGATGCCCTCAGAGTTTGTCCTAGTGGAATATTTCCTTGTAACATCTTGCCCTTTTTTCCCATTTCTGTTCTTAGCTTCAGTCTTTTTGGCTAGTTTGTTTGCTCTCTCACTACTCTCCTTCCTATTGTTCATTTCTTCTGTGCTgccctcctcctcttcttcttctacTTCACTGCTGGATGACTGACTGATCACTGTGACCAACATATTCCcaacaaaatattcattttctggATCCTTCTCTAAATCCTGTTTtttagaacatgatctttgttTGCTTCTGGTATTTCTGGAGTTTTCAGAAGCTGTTTCGACTTCTTGTCCTGAACTTGCTACATTCTCATCGTCTTTTCGAAGAACGTCATTGGAAATGGACCCAATCACAGGTGTGACCTGCGACTGGGCTTCTTTCGCAGCACTGCGAGTGGTTCTGGGTGTTGATGGGGTGGGATTTCTGACCCTGTTGGATGAGGAAGTGGATTCTGAATGCATGGTCTGCAGCACTTTACCCGAAAGAGGAAGGGAAAGGGACGACAGGATCGCGTCACCAGTGGATGACAGAAGAGTTGCTGAAACAGAGAAAAGGAACGAGAAACTGAGGTTGACAAGGCAGATACTAAGtggcataaaaggaaataatttgttttggtgCTTCCGGACATGCAAATACTtgatcatttgtgaccctggaccacaaaaccactcttaagtagcacaggtatgttcgtagcaataaccaaaaatacattgtacgggtcaaaattattgatttttattttatgccaaaaatcattgggatattaagtaaagatcatgttccttgaagctattttgtaaatttcctactgtaaatatatcaaaacttttcaaaaatttctgattagtaatatgcattgccaagaacttcatttggacaactttaaaggcgattttctcaatatttagatttttgcacccttagattttcaaatatttgtatcttggccaaatattgtcctggttttgtgatccagggtcacatttcattttcatttacctGGGCTGAGATGTCCAAGGCATCTTTCATGCTGCAGCAGAGTCCTGAGGAGCTGGGGCTGCGATGCAGAACGTGCACACTCCTCTAAAACAGCAGGGGCACCACTAAGCCACGAGACTGTCTGAATAAGACATCACAATACAAAACGGTAAGCATTGGGCATAAACAAAACAGTGGTCCCTTCCCACATGGCAGCATTAGCACTTGCAATCAGCATTTGAGAAAGCGCAGATGGGGAACCAGTCAGCAAGTGCACATTTGAATACTTCAGGCAATAATCAggcaattcaattttttttactttactcttttacttttaacttttttggcaAATTATTATAAGCATGTCTGTAAAGGACCATACGAACTCACtctttaatatctttttttattaaacattatttgcatgatacaaaatgcattacaaaatgaaacaaaatagtTCACATATAATCACatataaaagttttaatatttaggcAGTGTGCAAGAAAGTATTTCCTcctttctaaatatttttggaaaattttaccaagagtaaattgttaaaatgtacaattttattgTGCCACGACAGCACCAAAGGTTTTTTTTCAAGGCATGAACAGAGTAGCttcaattacaaaaacaaacaacaacaaaaaacttaaaGCAAATACACCTGatattcttacaaaaaaaagtgttttgttctGAACTTCATTAACTTATACCTGAGCAAGATCTGGAATGGGTAATAGCTTATCCAATCGAACTAGAAACTCCCACAATAGCTTCTCTAGACTGGTCACATAGTTTCCTCCATAGTGAAGATGGAATTCCTCCTGGAGTCAAAGACAAAACCATGTCAGTGTACatgaataaaagtttgcattaaTTAAAGATTTCCAGGCATTTACCAAATAGTGAGAGATAGTTTTAGAATTATCTTCTGTCATTGACTGACAAATTATACTTTATCTAAGATGCTgatagaaagtaaaaataaacaatctaTAATTGAAAACAAAGTTTTAAAGCACTCTCATGAAAATATATCAGGTGGGAGATGTGAGTGAGGATTTGTggagttttttattttctccaagttttttggggggttttacCCTGAAGAACTGTTTTCTGGCTGCTGCATTGTTCAAGAGAGAGTGCACCAAGGTCTGGAAGTTTCGTTTAGCTTCCTCCACCTTTTGATCCTTCCTCTAAGGAAGAAAGAAGGTACAGTCCTTGATGCATGTAAATCTTGTGAAATtatatgcaaaaacacatttaacttCAAAAGACGCTAGATGAGAATAAAACTAGCAAAACATGAGACAAACAAGACTCTGCACCAAACTCACCTTTCCGATGGGAATGGAGGAATCTTGCAGCTTGTGCAGCTCTTGGAGGACAAGCTGAGCATCAGGAGGATCTGACTGACGAAGCTCTTCCAGGATCATCTTAGATTAGCAagcaggataaaaaaaaaacagagaaatgtctttaaaaagacTAGTtacagactttaaaaaaaacgaaTAATATGAGAAAACTGAGGGGAAACTGAACTAATTCACTGAATTACATGTAGCTTAAATGGTAATGAACAATGTACAGTGCATGTGTACATAACTGAGAATGACAAATTATGgcagcataaaaaaaacatgctgaatATACACTGTAGTCcactagagaaaataatagttgaatttataaaaatgcccccgttcaaaaatttacaaatgcttaattcttaatactgtgttgttacgttaatgatccacagatgtgtttttttaaatagtttttcacaaaacaagtgtatgtaaacttttgaacagggtcattctaataaattcaactattaatttatcttgtggactatatgtaaacggcttttatgtgacatatcttattcaggtgtcagtaataaataaaaaaaacatggattttaaatgatccctctcattttgatcaaataatttagcagattctgcaaggtgtatgtaaacttttgacctcaacttaTTGTGATGCAAAACGCTTTAGTAATCTTACCAGTGCCCGCAAACCCATTGTCAGCCTGGCCTGATGTCTGTAATGAAGCAGCCCAGGTACAGTCTCACAGAGTGATGTTATGGTTTCCTCCAGTTTCCCATAATGTACTGCATCTCTCTGCAGCATCACCTTCCACATGGCTGCAGACATCAGGCGTAAAGGTGGAGCTATAAGCTGCAGAGCTGACAGGGGTAGAGGTGCATctgttgagagagagagagagagagagagagagagaattaaacCAAGCCAACTGTACTGACgctcatttttattactattcaTCTCCattaagatagatagatagatagatttagaCATTATTTCTAGGTATTTACAGCTCTGATATGTTAATCTATATTTAGATAAGCGCTACGCAGTTGACACATCAGCTGTAACCAGATCTGCATATAAACCATTCGAATCTAATGACAGAAGATACACAACAATGAAACTCTTctttaaatattagattttacAAGCTACTTTGCACAGACCCACCTTCATTCGTAGTGTTAGTCGCTGTTTTCATTGTCCTGTCCGTCCAGAAAATAAACAACTCCGTGTGTTTTGGAAATGGCTTACTTGATTcctaaacttaaaaacaaaatgtcttcTACAGCTCAAACGAGGACTCATCAGCAACATTCAGTTTAACATCGCGATGTGTTAACGGTGACGCTTTCTGTCCTTTGATCTACATTTACAGCCGATACGTTACGTTTATTAAAACATCTGATGATTCATAAGAACGTAATGATAGTCGCGGTAGAAATACACTTCTCGCGCCAAAATGACGAAATGCTGTTTCCGGTGTGAAGTATACAAAGACAAGAGCTTTTAAAAAAGCTTCGTGGGCACACATTTTGTAGGCAGTTgtcttttatttgaatgttattCCTGATCTTGACAATATGCcatagtttatttgttttaaaattaaagtaatacccttatttctttttttttattatgacgTGTAGTCGAGAACTTTggctttcaaaataaaagtgctgTAGAAGCCTGAGAAAACTAATCAGATTCACTAATAActataagtaataaataaaagcacatctatctgtctgtctgtctatctatgtatctatctatctatgtgtgGATATTACTATTTTTAGGATGCACAGACACTTAAGTAAAAAGAGTTACAACATTAACCAGTTTCTCTACTTACATCATTTAAACCTTGGTTCCTAAACACACAAGTACAATCAGAGAAGAGACCTTGCCCAATGACACACACTATCAGGCTAAATCATCCAGCAAAGTCAAAGTCCACTTGGCTAGCATCACAGAACACATTATTGTCAAAAAGATATTCTCCACCAGCTGTGAGTCAGTATCACTAGTTTACTTCAAACGGTCAAAAAGAGGCAGAAAGGACTGTAAACAACTGATACAGAGGTGACAGGAAGAAGAGCTCAACCACAGATCATAATGGAAACAACAGCCTCCCTGTTCAAGTAAGTTTAGTAACATTAATTTGTTGACattaaatactgttatttaCGATATACCTACTGATCTTCAGAAGCATGCTTTGAGTAAGAAGCTTCCACATTACATTTGATCTAAGTTGTTAGGAAAtagatacaaaaatacatattggGATATTTAGTTAAAATGGTTTTTATCAGTGATTgtcctcaaaattggactttaacTGTTGGTCTCTCTCAATACATTTGTATGACAGAGAGTCATATTACAGCCATGTGCTGTCTGTGTTTGTCCCACTTTTAAAGCAGTCATTGATTATTCTAggaaacattaatattttgtcattatttacacatcCTCATGTTCCAATCCTTCATGGATttctttctgtggaacacaaaaaaggATTTTGAAGAATTATCTTGGTTGATCCAGTTCTAAAAAATGGGTACTGTTGTTTTCCAATGCCAAAAGGGagacaaaaacattaagtaTTATAAATGACATTGAATAGTTTTGTGTTGTAAACAGATCTAAATGTAAGTCATTATTCAAGTGATATTTTAGTGATAATCTTACTTTTTAGTGAGCACTGATTAGATCGGTGAGGTTTCTCTCAAGAATTAGATCAGTCTGATTTGTCACTTTATGAACTGGATGATTTGGTCATTAAATATCAAGAAAAATTTGTTTACAGATCAGGCATCACTAATTTATATTCCCTTAAAAATGGCTGGAATAACTAAGGAGGATGTCAAGATTTACAAGAATGTcagtaaatattacattttgatttgttCTTTACAAAGCTATCATGACTTCATAAAACTTGACATATAGTACATATAGTAAGCCATATGAACCAAGACCATCAACACAATTCTTCAAAATCCTTCCAATGAAGCAAGAAAGTCatacaacatgagggtgagcattTAAGCATTACTGTGctaactgttcctttaagtggAGTTTCTTTTCAATATTGACTCCTAACACATTTTTGTATTCTTATTCTGTTTATTCCTTGACATTTTGCCTCCCCCTCACTCCCACACTGCTCTTTCTCTCAGGTCAGTATCTCGGCGGGTATGGTCACCCCCTCAGCGTCCATTCAGAGTGTGTTCCTGGGACAGAGAGGTCAAAAAAGGGAGTCACTGCTGGAACTTTAGAGGAGCTCAAAGAGAAGGTAAGCAACAACTGCTTCAACATGCAGTTTTGCCACTTaccaaaaaggttttttttttaaatgtagataCATTGCTTAATCTCGCCTCAAGGATTTGGTTCTGTCTGTGTGTAGCAACTCCTACCCTGTGTTACATATGCTACACAGAAGCTCAAACAATTTTCTGTATGTCCTACAATATCCAGGATTACCTGAGAACTTTCACagacatttattataaacaattgtGACAGATTTGAACACTGTGGTAAATTTTATACTGTGATTCTTACCTCAGGCAGCCCAGGCTCTCTTGATATCTACCGTGCTGACTTTGGTGTGTGAAGAGGATGGGACAGAAGTTGACTCAGAAGAGTTCCTCTTAGCCCTACCAGACAACACTGTTTTTATGGCcctgacagacagagagatctGGAGACCTCATCCTGtatgtattttcatttaatttcaggtttttcattttaaagggatagttcacccaaaactgaaaattctgtcattaattactcaccctcctgtcgttccaaacccgttagaccctcgttcgtcttcagaacataaatctgagagctttccgACCCTTCATAGACAtcaagggtcctaccacgttTAAGGTCCAGGAATGTACCAAGAAcatcgacaaaatagtccatgtgacatcagtggttcaactgtaattttaacgaagctacgagaatgccTTTGTTGCGCAACAAAAATGACACTGTGGTACTATCCAAAATGGCGCTAGGGTGACATGAAGGAgaagaactgttgaataaagttacatagatgtcacatggactattttgtcagTGTTCTCTCGGTACCTTTGTGAACCTTGAACATCTATGgaggctcagaaagctctcggatttcatcaaaaatatcttaatttgtgttccgaaaatgaatgaaggtcttaaaggtttggaacgacatgaaggtgagtaattaatgacagaagttttactttttgggtgaactttccttTTAAATTATGAGCTGCTTTTAGATGTTTTACCACTTATCTGATTGATTTCATCAACATTAGAAAGGtggtaatatgcattacatTTATTCTTATCAGCCATCTCATCATGAAGCAGTAACTCTCAGTGAAATATCACTTggtaaaaactaaacaaatgagGTTTCATTCACTTACGTATGTTGTTATTTGTACCATTCAGTACCTTATCTTAACTTCTTCTATCCTTCCTAGTTACTCCATAGGGGTGGAAACAAACCCGCTGAGAGTAAACCAAGAACAGGAAAAGACATTGCTCAAATCACCTTCGACCTTTACCGTACACACCCCAAAGATGTATTCGGCTCACTAAATGTGAAAGCCACATTCCAAGGGCTCTACTCTGTCAGTGCAGATTTTCAATGCTTGGGGCCAAAGAAAGTCCTGAGGTAAACCAGCTACAGATGGTTTTACTGTTCATTTGTACAAAATAACCTTTATCAAGCCACTGAATTGTATCCTACACTTTTATTGTCTCTCAGGGAGGCTCTCAGACTCATGTCCAGTCTCCTTCACGCTGCTGGACACTTACTGATTTCTTCTGCTGCTGTAATTCGTCGTATCATCCACGGGGCGGATCTTCTTCAAGCCCAGCAGGGCAAACCTATCGAGTACTGGGAATAACTACTAGAGTATTGGGAATAACCAAAGATGCATATAACTTAAAGGACATGAATCCGAGATCACTAACAATGTAACTGagagatgtttttttctaaaatgtcattttctattat
The sequence above is a segment of the Labeo rohita strain BAU-BD-2019 chromosome 7, IGBB_LRoh.1.0, whole genome shotgun sequence genome. Coding sequences within it:
- the tinf2 gene encoding TERF1-interacting nuclear factor 2 isoform X2 → MKTATNTTNEDAPLPLSALQLIAPPLRLMSAAMWKVMLQRDAVHYGKLEETITSLCETVPGLLHYRHQARLTMGLRALMILEELRQSDPPDAQLVLQELHKLQDSSIPIGKRKDQKVEEAKRNFQTLVHSLLNNAAARKQFFREEFHLHYGGNYVTSLEKLLWEFLVRLDKLLPIPDLAQTVSWLSGAPAVLEECARSASQPQLLRTLLQHERCLGHLSPATLLSSTGDAILSSLSLPLSGKVLQTMHSESTSSSNRVRNPTPSTPRTTRSAAKEAQSQVTPVIGSISNDVLRKDDENVASSGQEVETASENSRNTRSKQRSCSKKQDLEKDPENEYFVGNMLVTVISQSSSSEVEEEEEEGSTEEMNNRKESSERANKLAKKTEAKNRNGKKGQDVTRKYSTRTNSEGIESQQEAEMSALLISCMKRQLRVVIPRLNDSDLPVCPSHLSDEKENTTSSKDSAGNGHSVIRKRKFIDLSSTPEKHLTLSVNKPPSASSPCIPVVLHLPVGSPETPSPSVKSSDDIICDSDDERTDNVKRKECC
- the cideb gene encoding LOW QUALITY PROTEIN: cell death activator CIDE-B (The sequence of the model RefSeq protein was modified relative to this genomic sequence to represent the inferred CDS: deleted 1 base in 1 codon); translation: METTASLFKSVSRRVWSPPQRPFRVCSWDREVKKGVTAGTLEELKEKAAQALLISTVLTLVCEEDGTEVDSEEFLLALPDNTVFMALTDREIWRPHPLLHRGGNKPAESKPRTGKDIAQITFDLYRTHPKDVFGSLNVKATFQGLYSVSADFQCLGPKKVLREALRLMSSLLHAAGHLLISSAAVIRRIIHGADLLQAQQGKPIEYWE
- the tinf2 gene encoding TERF1-interacting nuclear factor 2 isoform X1, with amino-acid sequence MKTATNTTNEDAPLPLSALQLIAPPLRLMSAAMWKVMLQRDAVHYGKLEETITSLCETVPGLLHYRHQARLTMGLRALMILEELRQSDPPDAQLVLQELHKLQDSSIPIGKRKDQKVEEAKRNFQTLVHSLLNNAAARKQFFREEFHLHYGGNYVTSLEKLLWEFLVRLDKLLPIPDLAQTVSWLSGAPAVLEECARSASQPQLLRTLLQHERCLGHLSPATLLSSTGDAILSSLSLPLSGKVLQTMHSESTSSSNRVRNPTPSTPRTTRSAAKEAQSQVTPVIGSISNDVLRKDDENVASSGQEVETASENSRNTRSKQRSCSKKQDLEKDPENEYFVGNMLVTVISQSSSSEVEEEEEEGSTEEMNNRKESSERANKLAKKTEAKNRNGKKGQDVTRKYSTRTNSEGIESQQEAEMSALLISCMKRQLRVVIPRLNDSDLPVCPSHLSDEKENTTSSKDSAGNGHSVIRKRKFIDLSSTPEKHLTLSVNKPPSASSPCIPVVLHLPVGSPETPSPSVKSSDDIICDSDDERTDNVKRKVFSQQYYKTKNGTYVPTLREFWNPVFCSTLSPGSRH